ACTGTGATTAATGCATACTTAAGCACTTCTAAAACAGCTTAATTGTCTGGATAGTTAATTAGTAAGTGTTCTTTAAAGCATTCTTCATACTATAGTAAGTCATATGAAAAACACtcatgaaaacaggttttttgttGTGGTTCAGATCCCCTTTATTTGTATAATTAAAAAGAGCCAGTTGGAAGGAAAGGTGGAGATGGCGGAGAAAGTGTAGCCCGGAGTTGTGTGTGCTTGAGTCACTCCTCTTTTGGGAGGCTGTTGGTGCATGTGAAGAACTTCCACACACGTCGGAAGAATCGAGGAACGCCATTTTTCTTCTGCTTCTTTGTGTCCCTGCGCACCACTTCCACTGCGTTCGACACCTCGGGCACTCCGCTGCACACCTCAGGAAGGCTCTCGTTGGATGCAAAATAGGACTAAACAGACCATGCAGAGCAGTGCAAGAGTAAGAACAACACATATGTCCTTTAGCTGTTTCACAAAACATACCACAGACATCCAAAGTCAAAGATTATAGTAGCTAATTTATAATATTGTCCAGTTTCAGACAACCCTGATGCACCCCACTTAGGACAGTTGACCTTTCAATCACGAAACAGGCTTCTTGTTCCTTACCTTTGGGAGTCTTGCAATCATATCGTTGAAGTCTTTGGTCAGCTGATCTTCCCAGCCCTCCTTCAGCCACCCTTTGGATTTCACCACCTTGCTGAGGACATTTTCAGTGTCCCGAAGTTCTTCAGCAGCCTCTGTCTTTGTATCACTGGACACCTCTTCCACTGGGTTTGACACCTCAGGGACTCTACTGCACACCTCAGGACCTCCACTGCACACCTCAGGACCTCCGCTGCACACCTCAGGACCTCCGCTGCACACCTCAGGACATCTGCTGCACACCTCAGGACCTCTGCTGCACACCTCAGGACCGCTGCACAGCTCAGCCTCTCCATTGCACACCTCAGCATGGCTCTCGGTGGATAGCTGCACCACCTTTCTCAGGACATTTCCAGTGTCCAGAAGGTCTACAGCAGCTTCAGTCGTCATTGTGTCACTGGACACCTCTCCCACTGCATTTGACACATCAGGCACTCCACTGCACACATTTGGACCTCTGAGACACATCTCAGGAAGGCTCTCAGTGGATCCGAAATAGGACTAAGCAGACAATGCAGAACAATTAAATAGTAAGAACAAAACTGATATCTGTCCTTTTTCACAAAACATACCACAGACATCCAAAGTCAAAGATTATAGCAGCTTATTTGTATAATTGTCCCGCTTGAGACATCTCTGATACACCCAATTTGCAAAGACACTTGACCTTTCATATTCCTGAAACAGGCTTCTTGTTCCTTACCTTTGGTAGTTCCGTAATCATATCATAGATTGTTGGGGTTAGCTGATCTTTGCAGCTCTCCTTCAGACACCCTTTGGGCTTCACCACCTTGCTGAGGACATTTCCATCTCCAGCAGCGTCTTTCTCCACACTGACCAGGGCTAGCGAGTCATCCTGAAAGTCCACCACATTGTTATTCGGAGACTCCTCTGAAGACTCCTCATTGGTGTTGTCAATGTCAGCAGCCCCAGCGACACTGGACGGGCACTTGGTCTTTGGACTTTTCTCTTCAATTAGAGTTTCCTTTGAAGAGGTCTCAGAATGTCCATACAGCTCAGTGAGCTGTAAATGGACAGAGACATACATAACTATCCTATAGCTACTTCACAAATACAACAAACCAAAGGCATCCAAAGTTGATTGGAACATTGACCAACTTTAAACACCATATTATACACAGAATTGACAAAGATGCTTGACATTTTAAGAAACAATATTGGCATTGCAGATGGCTCTTATGTCTTACCTCAGTGGCCTGGCATGTCTCATCCTTTAGGTGCAAGAAGTTCAACTTCCAACACTCCTCTTTCAGAAGCTGGATGGCTTTGTTGGGCGCCGTGTCCACGGTGAAATCAGATATCCTTAATTCATCCTGAACTCTCTGGCAACTGACCAGgagaactctctctgtctcctgtaatTCCAGGCCCCTCTTTGCATCCCAAGTCTATGTAACAACATAATATGTAATTAACAGACTGTTGATGTATCGGGTGAGACTGGACACTGGTCCATCATTGAAATGATGGGAGAAATTATTAATTTGAACTGATAGCTGCTgtttttctcttttggtccaaAAATGAGCTTGCTGATATCTTAAGGGCTTTACAGTGGGTGTACTGTTTGCTCTACATAGTCCTCACCAATTCAGCTACACAGaccttcctccatctcttccatgtctctgtctcacgCCTTCATGTGAATATGGAAATGTATCAGACTATGTCTGTCTACACTATCTATCAAACTATTGCTGTCGTCTAATATATTTTGATACATTAGTGTTATCATTTACACTTGTCTAATGATGTGATAAACTCAAGTTACCTAAATGAAGTATAACGTTTCGTACAATTCAAAAATAGTCTGAGAACACTGCACTCACTCCAAGAAGACTCTTTTCCCTGCCAGGAGCCAGGCCTTCATTGGTCTCAGAGGGAGGTCCAGCGGGAGTCTTCCCTGGGCTTTCAGTGTACGG
This sequence is a window from Oncorhynchus kisutch isolate 150728-3 linkage group LG1, Okis_V2, whole genome shotgun sequence. Protein-coding genes within it:
- the LOC109894601 gene encoding uncharacterized protein LOC109894601 — protein: MLKRQFRTLKAQGRLPLDLPLRPMKAWLLAGKRVFLERETETWKRWRKVCVAELTWDAKRGLELQETERVLLVSCQRVQDELRISDFTVDTAPNKAIQLLKEECWKLNFLHLKDETCQATELTELYGHSETSSKETLIEEKSPKTKCPSSVAGAADIDNTNEESSEESPNNNVVDFQDDSLALVSVEKDAAGDGNVLSKVVKPKGCLKESCKDQLTPTIYDMITELPKSYFGSTESLPEMCLRGPNVCSGVPDVSNAVGEVSSDTMTTEAAVDLLDTGNVLRKVVQLSTESHAEVCNGEAELCSGPEVCSRGPEVCSRCPEVCSGGPEVCSGGPEVCSGGPEVCSRVPEVSNPVEEVSSDTKTEAAEELRDTENVLSKVVKSKGWLKEGWEDQLTKDFNDMIARLPKSYFASNESLPEVCSGVPEVSNAVEVVRRDTKKQKKNGVPRFFRRVWKFFTCTNSLPKEE